From a single Raphanus sativus cultivar WK10039 unplaced genomic scaffold, ASM80110v3 Scaffold0300, whole genome shotgun sequence genomic region:
- the LOC130501828 gene encoding uncharacterized protein LOC130501828: MDKTWIWLPRNSHEYSEGATNFVNSSARRLGSLLEMLCPCRDCRNLSHQSLDKIVEHLVIRGMDKKYKSSRWSIHGEKRDSAEDSVLQCETEAFDLFKTAFSMDEGGPNPTTDNEDDEAPEELEFTKKLRDAQTPLYSGCLKHTKVSAIMGLYRFKVKSGVSENYFDQLLVLLEDLLPEDNVLPKSLAAIKKFLKIFGFGYDNIHACKNDCILYRKEYENLQSCPRCKVSRWEMDKHSNEIKVGIPAKVLRYFPIKDRFRRMFRSKRMAEDLRWHYTNATEDGTMRHPVDSISWAQVNAKWPDFAADPRNLRLGISTDGMNPFSMQSTNHSTWPVLLVNYNTPPTMCMKAENIMLTLLIPGPTAPGNNIDVYLAPLIDDLKDLWAEGIEVYDSFAKENFNLRALLLWSISDYPALGTLSGCKVKGKQACNVCGKDTPARWLKFSRKFVYMGNRRRLPPGHRYRYKKAWFDNTVEEVNANRIQTGAEIYETLQAFTNDFGRPLEKEKKRKRLELEDDERVVEEECDESNELWRWKKRSIFFDLPYWKELPVRHNIDVMHVEKNVSDAILSLLMQSAKSKDGLKARKDLEDIGIRKHLHTEVRGKKTYLPPAAYWLSKKEKTIFCQRLAKFRGPDGYCGNIANCVSVNPPNIGSLKSHDHHVLVQNLLPAALRGLLHRGPRIAINRLCSYFNRLCQRIIDPEKLISMETEFVETMCQLERFFPPALFDIMFHLPIHLSKEARLGGPVHFRWMYPFERYMKTLKAFVKNYARPEACMAEAYLAGECVAFCLEFLKDSVPVQEAVNRNEDVETDTMVVEGRPLQKGIEVTLSDKDRDIAHRYVLMNMASLDPFLEMHLEELQAKDARLARNETLLWKYHTDHFAEWLKNKIHSDSTDSHSKEIRWLAFGPRNVALAHKGFIINGQRFHTDAVKLKTQNSGVTYEAFSMCRSSARDMRQVADMITYYGVIKEILVIDYHMFKVPLFRCNWANTANGVKEEDGFTLVNLHMNQAAYLKDPFILPSQAKQVFYSREDDASNWYVVMRAPPRGYHELETEEDLGGAPLPVQEVDDMGDEASDDDSVYVRDDCEGLLVVD; this comes from the exons ATGGATAAGACGTGGATTTGGCTTCCAAG GAATAGCCACGAGTATTCAGAAGGAGCAACTAATTTCGTGAATTCGTCAGCAAGAAGATTGGGAAGTCTTCTTGAAATGCTATGCCCTTGTAGAGACTGCCGCAATCTGAGCCATCAGTCACTGGATAAAATTGTGGAGCATTTGGTGATTAGGGGTATGGATAAGAAGTATAAGAGTTCTCGTTGGAGTATTCATGGTGAAAAAAGAGATTCTGCAGAAGACAGTGTACTTCAATGTGAAACAGAGGCATTTGATTTGTTTAAGACAGCATTCTCCATGGACGAAGGTGGTCCAAACCCGACAACTGACAACGAAGATGATGAAGCACCAGAGGAACTTGAGTTTACAAAAAAGCTAAGAGATGCTCAAACGCCATTATACTCGGGTTGTCTCAAGCACACAAAGGTTTCAGCTATCATGGGACTTTACAGATTCAAGGTTAAAAGTGGTGTGTCGGAGAACTACTTTGATCAGCTGTTGGTTTTACTTGAGGATTTGCTACCTGAAGACAATGTTCTTCCCAAGAGTTTAGCTGCAATCAAGAAATTTCTGAAGATCTTTGGGTTCGGCTACGACAATATCCATGCTTGCAAGAATGATTGCATACTGTATAGGAAGGAGTACGAGAACCTACAAAGCTGTCCAAGATGCAAAGTTTCAAGATGGGAAATGGATAAGCACAGTAATGAGATAAAGGTGGGGATTCCGGCAAAGGTCCTAAGATATTTTCCAATCAAGGACAGGTTTAGGAGGATGTTTAGATCAAAGAGGATGGCTGAAGATCTGCGTTGGCACTATACCAATGCCACTGAAGACGGTACAATGCGGCACCCCGTTGATTCTATCTCTTGGGCACAAGTGAATGCTAAATGGCCAGACTTTGCTGCTGATCCACGGAATCTTCGACTTGGGATTTCCACAGATGGGATGAACCCTTTCTCCATGCAAAGCACCAATCACAGCACATGGCCAGTGTTGTTAGTGAACTATAACACGCCTCCAACCATGTGTATGAAGGCTGAGAATATAATGTTGACTTTGTTGATCCCTGGTCCTACTGCTCCTGGTAATAACATAGATGTTTACCTAGCACCACTGATAGACGATCTAAAAGATTTGTGGGCTGAGGGTATTGAAGTGTATGACTCATTTGCGAAGGAGAATTTTAATCTCAGAGCCTTGCTGCTTTGGAGTATCAGTGACTATCCAGCCTTAGGAACACTGTCTGGATGTAAAGTAAAGGGGAAACAAGCCTGCAATGTATGCGGAAAGGATACACCTGCAAGGTGGCTTAAGTTTAGCCGCAAGTTTGTCTACATGGGTAACAGAAGGAGACTACCGCCTGGCCATCGTTACAGATATAAAAAAGCTTGGTTTGACAACACTGTGGAGGAAGTGAATGCGAATAGGATACAAACAGGCGCTGAGATATATGAAACACTACAAGCTTTTACGAATGATTTTGGTAGACCTctagagaaggaaaaaaaaaggaaaagactagagttggaagatgatgaGAGGGTAGTGGAAGAAGAGTGTGATGAATCAAATGAACTATGGCGGTGGAAGAAGAGATCAATATTCTTTGATCTACCTTACTGGAAG GAGTTACCTGTTCGTCACAATATTGATGTTATGCACGTAGAAAAGAATGTGTCTGATGCTATATTGTCTCTGTTGATGCAAAGTGCGAAGTCAAAAGATGGGTTGAAAGCAAGAAAAGACTTAGAAGATATTGGAATCAGAAAGCACTTGCACACAGAGGTGAGGGGAAAGAAAACATACTTACCTCCTGCTGCCTACTGGTTATCGAAGAAAGAGAAGACCATTTTTTGCCAAAGGTTAGCTAAGTTTAGAGGTCCTGATGGTTATTGTGGTAATATTGCGAATTGTGTTTCAGTTAACCCTCCAAATATTGGTAGTTTAAAGTCGCATGATCATCATGTCCTAGTACAGAACTTGTTACCAGCTGCATTAAGAGGGTTGTTACATAGGGGTCCTAGGATAGCCATAAATAGATTATGCAGTTACTTCAATAGGTTGTGTCAGCGCATCATTGACCCAGAGAAACTTATATCCATGGAAACAGAGTTTGTGGAAACAATGTGTCAGCTGGAGCGCTTCTTCCCTCCAGCCCTTTTTGATATCATGTTTCACCTACCAATACATCTATCAAAAGAGGCACGCTTGGGAGGACCAGTTCACTTCCGCTGGATGTATCCCTTTGAAAG GTACATGAAAACACTAAAGGCTTTTGTGAAGAATTATGCAAGGCCAGAAGCATGTATGGCTGAGGCGTATTTGGCTGGAGAATGCGTTGCATTCTGTTTAGAGTTCCTTAAAGATTCAGTACCAGTTCAAGAAGCAGTTAATCGTAATGAAGATGTCGAGACTGACACAATGGTGGTTGAAGGCCGACCTCTGCAGAAGGGTATAGAGGTTACCCTTTCAGATAAAGATAGAGACATTGCACATCGCTATGTGCTAATGAACATGGCATCTTTGGATCCATTTCTTGA gATGCATTTGGAAGAGTTGCAAGCAAAGGATGCTCGATTGGCTAGAAATGAAACTTTGTTATGGAAATACCATACTGACCACTTTGCAGAATGGCTTAAAAATAAG ATTCATTCAGACTCAACAGATAGTCATTCTAAGGAGATAAGGTGGTTGGCATTTGGGCCAAGAAATGTTGCTTTAGCACATAAAGGATTCATCATCAATGGCCAACGGTTTCATACTGATGCGGTCAAGCTGAAGACACAAAACAGTGGAGTAACTTATGAAGCCTTTAGCATGTGTAGATCAAGTGCTCGAGATATGAGACAGGTCGCGGATATGATTACATACTATGGAGTGATAAAGGAGATTTTGGTCATCGACTATCACATGTTCAAAGTGCCACTCTTTAGATGCAACTGGGCAAACACAGCGAATGGTGTGAAGGAAGAAGATGGCTTCACTCTTGTTAACCTTCATATGAACCAAGCAGCCTATTTGAAAGATCCATTCATTCTACCTTCTCAAGCAAAACAGGTTTTCTACTCTAGGGAGGATGATGCTTCAAATTGGTATGTTGTTATGAGAGCACCACCTAGAGGTTATCATGAGTTGGAAACAGAAGAGGATTTAGGTGGTGCTCCTTTACCTGTCCAAGAAGTTGATGATATGGGTGATGAAGCTTCAGATGATGATAGTGTTTATGTTAGGGATGATTGTGAAGGTTTATTAGTGGTAGATTAA
- the LOC108840990 gene encoding auxin-induced protein 15A codes for MGIQLIGLSHAKQKLQRSLSARIASVLAMSGTNNVPKGHVAVYVGETYQRKRFVIPISYLNHPLFQSLLNLAEEEFGFDHPMGGLTIPCTEDYFTALASILNGS; via the coding sequence ATGGGTATTCAGTTGATTGGACTGTCTCACGCTAAGCAAAAGCTTCAAAGAAGCTTATCAGCGAGAATTGCGAGCGTCCTGGCGATGTCGGGTACCAATAATGTCCCAAAGGGTCATGTGGCCGTCTACGTGGGTGAGACTTACCAAAGGAAGAGATTTGTGATACCTATATCATATTTAAACCATCCATTGTTCCAAAGTTTGCTGAACCTCGCGGAAGAAGAGTTTGGGTTCGATCATCCCATGGGAGGTCTAACAATCCCTTGCACTGAAGATTACTTTACTGCTCTAGCCTCTATTCTAAACGGTTCATGA